From a region of the Flavobacterium sediminilitoris genome:
- a CDS encoding thioredoxin-like domain-containing protein, which produces MLKNYIKYFLPLSIIALTSLTSCKKTFDSNNFVAYFGGEIINPQNNYVLFFKDDALLDTIYLDENNRFFHKFDSLAPGLYTFRHNPEYQYIYFDKNDSLMIRLNSLDFDNSLAFCGRGDEKNNFLIDLFLKNEENRSNLYDILNEDLDTYSKSIDSSYNIRKAYYLKKKSEINWNEHFDAVAKASVDFEYYYKKELYPYAHEYKTGENICPKLPKDYYSYRKSLNLNNPELGSYSPFIKYVTTLLNNMTYEKGKCKQDGKSLENNVTKLNIADTLIKNQNIKNIVLNNIAYMYLLEDQNMYNNKKFIDRYIELSSDEEQHREVIQIYNAAQNLKVGNVLPKVSMMDRNSKDITLNEVINNKETVIFFWTTRAESHIKLAHEKVVLLQKKYPNINFIAININDTKENWLKTLDKYNLNNIPELKATNFEEIKKSWVITKIHRTIILNADGTIKNAFSNIFDANFEKNL; this is translated from the coding sequence ATGCTTAAGAATTACATTAAATACTTTTTGCCCTTATCTATCATTGCTTTAACCTCATTAACATCTTGTAAGAAAACGTTTGATTCTAACAATTTTGTGGCTTACTTTGGTGGTGAAATTATAAATCCTCAAAATAATTATGTGTTATTTTTTAAGGATGATGCTTTATTAGATACTATTTATTTAGATGAAAACAATCGTTTTTTTCACAAATTTGATTCTTTAGCTCCTGGTTTATACACTTTTAGACACAATCCGGAATATCAATATATCTATTTTGATAAAAATGATAGTTTAATGATTCGTTTAAATTCATTAGACTTTGATAACTCATTAGCATTTTGTGGAAGAGGAGACGAAAAAAATAATTTTTTAATTGATTTATTCCTTAAAAATGAAGAAAACAGATCTAATCTTTATGATATTTTAAATGAAGATTTAGATACTTATTCAAAATCTATAGATTCTAGTTATAATATTAGAAAAGCATATTATTTAAAAAAGAAATCAGAAATTAACTGGAATGAGCATTTTGATGCTGTTGCTAAAGCTAGTGTAGATTTTGAATATTACTATAAAAAGGAATTATATCCTTATGCACATGAATATAAAACAGGAGAAAATATTTGTCCAAAACTACCAAAAGATTATTATAGCTACCGAAAATCATTAAACTTAAATAATCCAGAATTAGGTAGTTATTCCCCATTCATAAAGTATGTTACAACATTATTAAATAATATGACTTATGAAAAAGGAAAATGTAAACAAGATGGTAAATCACTTGAAAACAATGTTACTAAATTAAATATCGCTGATACTTTAATTAAAAATCAGAATATTAAAAACATTGTCCTTAATAATATTGCTTATATGTATTTGTTAGAAGATCAAAACATGTATAACAATAAAAAATTTATAGATCGATATATTGAACTTTCTTCAGATGAAGAACAACATAGAGAAGTAATTCAAATATATAATGCTGCACAAAATTTAAAAGTAGGAAATGTACTTCCAAAAGTTTCTATGATGGATAGAAATTCTAAAGATATAACCCTAAATGAAGTGATTAATAATAAAGAAACGGTTATCTTCTTTTGGACAACTCGTGCTGAATCACATATAAAATTGGCACATGAAAAAGTTGTTTTATTGCAGAAAAAATATCCAAATATCAATTTTATTGCTATAAATATCAATGATACTAAAGAAAACTGGTTAAAAACACTTGACAAATACAATCTAAATAATATTCCAGAATTAAAAGCTACAAACTTTGAAGAAATAAAAAAGAGTTGGGTAATTACTAAAATTCATAGAACAATTATCCTTAATGCTGACGGAACAATAAAGAATGCTTTTTCTAATATATTCGATGCTAATTTTGAAAAAAACTTATAA